One part of the Lapillicoccus jejuensis genome encodes these proteins:
- a CDS encoding acyl-CoA dehydrogenase family protein, whose protein sequence is MVTFALDDEQRAWQQTARDFLEKEVVPFRAEWDRRESVDTAVIPKMGEVGFFGLTVPEEYGGLGGDYVSYVLGMEELGRADSAVRGIVSVSMGLVGKIVLEHGSEEQKQRWLPGIAAGTTLGCFGLTEPDHGSDAGHLRTRARRDGSDWVIDGTKIFITNGTWADVALVFARTGEDGPRGISAFLVPTDSPGFERREITGKLGLRGQATAELTFTGCRVPADALVGEEGKGFRYAMASLDKGRVSIAASCVGLVQAALEESVRYAGERRQFGKPIASYQLVQELIADMSVDADAARMLVWRAADLIERGQPFTVAASKAKYFASEAAVRAANNAIQVFGGYGYVDDYPVQKLMRDARVMTLYEGTSQIQKLIIGRAETGISAF, encoded by the coding sequence ATGGTGACCTTCGCGCTCGACGACGAGCAGCGGGCCTGGCAGCAGACGGCGCGCGACTTCCTCGAGAAGGAGGTCGTGCCGTTCCGCGCCGAGTGGGACCGGCGTGAGTCGGTCGACACCGCCGTCATCCCGAAGATGGGGGAGGTCGGCTTCTTCGGCCTCACCGTCCCCGAGGAGTACGGCGGTCTCGGCGGCGACTACGTGTCCTACGTCCTGGGGATGGAGGAGCTCGGCCGCGCCGACTCCGCCGTCCGCGGCATCGTGTCGGTGTCGATGGGCCTGGTCGGCAAGATCGTCCTCGAGCACGGCAGCGAGGAGCAGAAACAGCGCTGGCTGCCCGGCATCGCCGCCGGCACGACGCTCGGGTGCTTCGGCCTCACCGAGCCCGACCACGGCTCGGACGCCGGCCACCTGCGCACCCGCGCCCGCCGCGACGGCTCGGACTGGGTCATCGACGGGACGAAGATCTTCATCACCAACGGCACCTGGGCCGACGTCGCCCTCGTCTTCGCCCGCACCGGCGAGGACGGCCCCCGCGGCATCTCGGCCTTCCTCGTCCCGACCGACAGCCCCGGCTTCGAGCGGCGCGAGATCACCGGCAAGCTCGGGCTGCGCGGCCAGGCGACGGCCGAGCTGACCTTCACCGGCTGCCGCGTCCCCGCCGACGCGCTGGTCGGCGAGGAGGGCAAGGGCTTCCGCTACGCGATGGCCTCGCTCGACAAGGGGCGCGTCTCCATCGCCGCCAGCTGCGTCGGCCTGGTGCAGGCGGCGCTCGAGGAGTCGGTGCGCTACGCAGGGGAGCGGCGCCAGTTCGGCAAGCCGATCGCGTCGTACCAGCTCGTGCAGGAGCTCATCGCCGACATGTCCGTCGACGCCGACGCGGCGCGGATGCTCGTCTGGCGGGCGGCCGACCTCATCGAGCGCGGCCAGCCGTTCACCGTCGCGGCGAGCAAGGCGAAGTACTTCGCCTCCGAGGCCGCGGTCCGCGCCGCCAACAACGCGATCCAGGTCTTCGGCGGCTACGGCTACGTCGACGACTACCCGGTGCAGAAGCTCATGCGTGACGCCCGGGTGATGACGCTGTACGAAGGCACCTCGCAGATCCAGAAGCTCATCATCGGTCGCGCGGAGACGGGGATCAGCGCGTTCTGA
- a CDS encoding GNAT family N-acetyltransferase: MSTSGRHLARRLWQHRPMADVTVQDDPAQSRYDALLGGGLAGFAAYRLQPDAVVFTHTEVDPAFEGQGIGGALARGALDDVRARGLAVVPLCPFIRAWIERHPDYADLVRS; this comes from the coding sequence TTGTCGACCTCCGGGCGACACCTCGCACGCCGCCTCTGGCAGCATCGGCCCATGGCCGACGTCACCGTCCAGGACGACCCCGCGCAGAGCCGGTACGACGCCCTGCTCGGCGGCGGGCTCGCCGGCTTCGCCGCCTACCGGCTGCAGCCGGACGCCGTCGTCTTCACCCACACCGAGGTCGATCCCGCCTTCGAGGGCCAGGGGATCGGCGGGGCGCTGGCGCGTGGCGCGCTCGACGACGTCCGGGCCCGCGGGCTCGCCGTCGTGCCGCTCTGCCCGTTCATCAGGGCGTGGATCGAGCGGCACCCGGACTACGCCGACCTCGTCCGGTCGTGA